A genomic segment from Leopardus geoffroyi isolate Oge1 chromosome A2, O.geoffroyi_Oge1_pat1.0, whole genome shotgun sequence encodes:
- the NT5DC2 gene encoding 5'-nucleotidase domain-containing protein 2 isoform X1: MAGAGLRAAARRWLPCRGHGGPRAASSSPSCPGCGPPGPGAHCPGAPRPAPAPAPAGGAELSAHLWARYQDMRRLVHDLLPPEVCSLLNPAAIYANNEISLRDVEVYGFDYDYTLAQYADALHPEIFSAARDILIEHYKYPEGIRKYDYDPSFAIRGLHYDIQKSLLMKIDAFHYVQLGTAYRGLQPVPDEEVIDLYGGTQHIPLYQMSGFYGKGPSIKQFMDIFSLPEMALLSCVVDHFLSHGLEFDQAHLYKDVTDAIRDVHVKGLMYQWIEQDMEKYILRGDETFAVLSRLVAHGKQLFLITNSPFSFVDKGMRHMVGPDWRQLFDVVIVQADKPSFFTDRRKPFRKLDEKGSLHWDRITRLEKGKIYRQGNLYDFLRLTEWRGPRVLYFGDHLYSDLADLMLRHGWRTGAIIPELEREIRIINTEQYMHSLTWQQALTGLLERMQTYQDAESQQVLAAWMKERQELRCITKALFNAQFGSIFRTFHNPTYFSRRLVRFSDLYMASLSCLLNYRVDFTFYPRRTPLQHEAPLWMDQLCTGCMKTPFLGDMAHIR, translated from the exons ATGGCGGGTGCGGGGCTGCGGGCGGCCGCTCGGCGCTGGCTGCCGTGCAGGGGCCACGGCGGGCCGCGAGCCGCGTCGTCCTCGCCCTCCTGCCCTGGCTGCGGCCCCCCGGGTCCCGGCGCCCACTGCCCCGgtgccccgcgccccgcgcccgccccggcGCCCGCCGGCGGCGCCGAGCTCAGCGCGCACCTGTGGGCTCGTTACCAGGACATGCGGAGATTGGTGCACG ACCTCCTGCCCCCCGAGGTCTGCAGTCTCCTGAACCCAGCAGCCATCTATGCCAACAACGAGATCAGCCTGCGTGATGTCGAAGTCTATGGCTTCGACTACGACTACACACTGGCCCAGTACGCAGATGCGCTGCACCCTGAGATCTTCAGTGCTGCCCGCGACATCCTGATTGAGCACTACAAG TACCCAGAGGGGATCCGGAAATATGACTACGACCCCAGCTTTGCCATCCGAGGCCTCCACTACGACATTCAGAAG AGCCTTCTGATGAAGATTGATGCCTTCCATTATGTGCAGCTGGGGACGGCCTACAG GGGCCTCCAGCCTGTGCCTGACGAGGAGGTGATAGACCTATATGGGGGCACCCAGCACATCCCACTGTACCAGATGAGTGGCTTCTACGGCAAG GGTCCCTCCATCAAGCAGTTCATGGACATCTTCTCACTGCCGGAAATGGCACTGCTGTCCTGCGTGGTGGACCACTTCCTGAGTCACGGCCTGGAGTTTGACCAGGCGCACCTCTACAAGGATGTGACA GATGCCATTCGAGATGTGCACGTGAAGGGCCTCATGTACCAGTGGATCGAACAGGATATGG AGAAGTACATCCTGAGAGGGGACGAGACCTTCGCCGTCTTGAGCCGCCTGGTGGCCCATGGGAAGCAGCTCTTCCTCATCACCAACAGTCCTTTCAGCTTCGT GGACAAGGGGATGCGGCACATGGTGGGTCCTGACTGGCGCCAGCTCTTTGATGTGGTCATCGTCCAGGCAGACAAACCCAGCTTCTTTACTGACCGGCGCAA GCCTTTCAGAAAACTTGATGAGAAGGGCTCCCTGCACTGGGACCGCATCACCCGCCTGGAGAAGGGCAAAATCTATCGGCAG ggAAACCTGTATGACTTCCTCCGCCTGACGGAGTGGCGTGGACCCCGTGTGCTCTACTTCGGAGACCATCTGTACAGTGATCTGGCG GACCTCATGCTACGGCACGGCTGGCGAACCGGTGCCATCATCCCCGAGCTAGAGCGCGAGATCCGCATCATCAACACGGAGCAGTATATGCACTCGCTGACGTGGCAGCAGGCGCTCACGGGGCTGCTGGAGCGCATGCAG ACGTACCAGGACGCCGAGTCGCAGCAGGTGCTGGCTGCCTGGATGAAGGAGCGGCAGGAGCtgag GTGCATCACCAAGGCCCTGTTCAACGCTCAGTTTGGGAGCATCTTCCGCACCTTCCACAACCCCACGTACTTCTCACGACGCCTCGTGCGCTTCTCTGACCTCTACATGGCCTCCCTCAGCTGTCTACTCAACTACCGGGTAGACTTCACCTTCTACCCACGCCGCACACCCCTGCAGCATGAGGCGCCACTCTGGATGGACCAGCTCTGCACCGGCTGCATGAAGACACCCTTCCTTGGCGACATGGCCCACATCCGCTGA
- the NT5DC2 gene encoding 5'-nucleotidase domain-containing protein 2 isoform X2, which yields MAGAGLRAAARRWLPCRGHGGPRAASSSPSCPGCGPPGPGAHCPGAPRPAPAPAPAGGAELSAHLWARYQDMRRLVHDLLPPEVCSLLNPAAIYANNEISLRDVEVYGFDYDYTLAQYADALHPEIFSAARDILIEHYKYPEGIRKYDYDPSFAIRGLHYDIQKSLLMKIDAFHYVQLGTAYRGLQPVPDEEVIDLYGGTQHIPLYQMSGFYGKGPSIKQFMDIFSLPEMALLSCVVDHFLSHGLEFDQAHLYKDVTDAIRDVHVKGLMYQWIEQDMEKYILRGDETFAVLSRLVAHGKQLFLITNSPFSFVDKGMRHMVGPDWRQLFDVVIVQADKPSFFTDRRKPFRKLDEKGSLHWDRITRLEKGKIYRQGNLYDFLRLTEWRGPRVLYFGDHLYSDLADLMLRHGWRTGAIIPELEREIRIINTEQYMHSLTWQQALTGLLERMQVHHQGPVQRSVWEHLPHLPQPHVLLTTPRALL from the exons ATGGCGGGTGCGGGGCTGCGGGCGGCCGCTCGGCGCTGGCTGCCGTGCAGGGGCCACGGCGGGCCGCGAGCCGCGTCGTCCTCGCCCTCCTGCCCTGGCTGCGGCCCCCCGGGTCCCGGCGCCCACTGCCCCGgtgccccgcgccccgcgcccgccccggcGCCCGCCGGCGGCGCCGAGCTCAGCGCGCACCTGTGGGCTCGTTACCAGGACATGCGGAGATTGGTGCACG ACCTCCTGCCCCCCGAGGTCTGCAGTCTCCTGAACCCAGCAGCCATCTATGCCAACAACGAGATCAGCCTGCGTGATGTCGAAGTCTATGGCTTCGACTACGACTACACACTGGCCCAGTACGCAGATGCGCTGCACCCTGAGATCTTCAGTGCTGCCCGCGACATCCTGATTGAGCACTACAAG TACCCAGAGGGGATCCGGAAATATGACTACGACCCCAGCTTTGCCATCCGAGGCCTCCACTACGACATTCAGAAG AGCCTTCTGATGAAGATTGATGCCTTCCATTATGTGCAGCTGGGGACGGCCTACAG GGGCCTCCAGCCTGTGCCTGACGAGGAGGTGATAGACCTATATGGGGGCACCCAGCACATCCCACTGTACCAGATGAGTGGCTTCTACGGCAAG GGTCCCTCCATCAAGCAGTTCATGGACATCTTCTCACTGCCGGAAATGGCACTGCTGTCCTGCGTGGTGGACCACTTCCTGAGTCACGGCCTGGAGTTTGACCAGGCGCACCTCTACAAGGATGTGACA GATGCCATTCGAGATGTGCACGTGAAGGGCCTCATGTACCAGTGGATCGAACAGGATATGG AGAAGTACATCCTGAGAGGGGACGAGACCTTCGCCGTCTTGAGCCGCCTGGTGGCCCATGGGAAGCAGCTCTTCCTCATCACCAACAGTCCTTTCAGCTTCGT GGACAAGGGGATGCGGCACATGGTGGGTCCTGACTGGCGCCAGCTCTTTGATGTGGTCATCGTCCAGGCAGACAAACCCAGCTTCTTTACTGACCGGCGCAA GCCTTTCAGAAAACTTGATGAGAAGGGCTCCCTGCACTGGGACCGCATCACCCGCCTGGAGAAGGGCAAAATCTATCGGCAG ggAAACCTGTATGACTTCCTCCGCCTGACGGAGTGGCGTGGACCCCGTGTGCTCTACTTCGGAGACCATCTGTACAGTGATCTGGCG GACCTCATGCTACGGCACGGCTGGCGAACCGGTGCCATCATCCCCGAGCTAGAGCGCGAGATCCGCATCATCAACACGGAGCAGTATATGCACTCGCTGACGTGGCAGCAGGCGCTCACGGGGCTGCTGGAGCGCATGCAG GTGCATCACCAAGGCCCTGTTCAACGCTCAGTTTGGGAGCATCTTCCGCACCTTCCACAACCCCACGTACTTCTCACGACGCCTCGTGCGCTTCTCTGA